In Micropterus dolomieu isolate WLL.071019.BEF.003 ecotype Adirondacks unplaced genomic scaffold, ASM2129224v1 contig_13445, whole genome shotgun sequence, the genomic stretch tgccacacctgtaaggtggatggattatctcggcaaaggagaggTGCTCActaaaacagattttgacagatttgtgaacaatatttgagagaaataggccttttgtgtacgtAGAGAAAGTCTTACATCTTGGAGTCCAGCTCATAatgaatggggacaaaaacaaaagttttgtgTGTATAATTTTGCTCAGTGTATGTAGTCATGAGTATAGACAGGTTAGAAACCACCTGTAATTACCACTTTTATTGATAAATTTTGTTAGAAGAGCTCAAATATCAGTTTCAAACTGCTGCAGTTGTCAGTTTATTCTTCAAAGGTTCAGTGACTTTTTAATTCTAGTTATTTCCAAGAGCAATGGCAAATCCAGGAATCAATTCCACATCATTGTGCAATAagataaaaatacagtaaaaatcaaaatgatgagttttgaaaattgacccattaaattaataattagaGTGCTTCATCCCAAACAGTTTTCGATTTTCCACTTAATTTTTTTCTCAAGTCACTTCAAGTTTTCCACTATTTTCTAAAATAGTTCTGTAGgggtgtttaaaaaaagagtgaagttaatttagctaactatatgtaaaaaatatattacagtgaaatatGTTTAATATGTTAGTTGAACCTGTTACTCAGCTACACAATATTAAATGTCTGTTTGCGTTGTCATGGTCATTCAAAAAATTTAATGATTAAAGtatgatatttacattttttaaaaatatattttctcaaATTTCCAGGTATGAAAACATGTGATGGCAGAGAGGATGTAGATCTGTTGATTTTGAAGAAATCGAAGGATCAGAATTGTTTATGTCTTTAACTGCTTATGTTTCAACACTTCCAGGTGTGGAAACATGTGATGGCAGACAGGATGGAGCTCAGTGTTATGGAGCTTTGGGAGGAACTGTGGTCCTCCAGCTGATGGACAACGCCTCAGAAATATTTAGATACCAAttgttaaaaaacacaacaataatacTCAGTGGGAGAAAGAATCAGATTCTGTCTAATCTGACAGAAAACAAATTCTCATTTACTCCCATTAATGGAACATTTAGGATCAACAACCTGAGCTGGACTGATGGTGGTGAATATACTCTTGAAATCTTTGATCCAAAAGGACAGAGATCCGAGCAGCGGACTCTACATTTGATCATTCGAGGTAAAAAATCATTTTTGCCAACaaggtaaaaaaatatttttgttaacTTAAAGATCTGTGTGTCCTTTATTACAGAAATAGGAATTTTGCCGACAATCGCCGGCGTACTCTCTGCACTGGTAATTCTCCTGGCAGTCGGGGTGGCAGTCGTCTTTGTTCACAagaaacaggaaaacaacaaaccTAAAGGTACTAAACAAAACTTTCTTAAACCATCATTGCATTCAgaaactgttgtttttctctctctatttacaaatcaaaacattagacaatacatttatacatattaaaatacaaaaattacatacatattttgGACAATACATTTGGCTTTCTAGCAGAAAGTTAGATCACTGAGTGGTAACTGTTTTCTCATCTAGCtatcagcaagaaagcaataaAGCATATTTCAGAATTTGTGAAACCATTCCTTTAACAATCGACTGATATCACTTCTGACATGAGCAGTAATGTCACCTTTATTGTAGTGAGTATATCTAATCATTAAATGTGATGTATTTGCATCACCAATTACTTTTgctctgcagaagaagaagttgAACAGGAATTAACCTATGCTGATGTCAGGGTCGTGCAGCCACCTGGGAGGCAGATGCAGCAAAGAgaagaggtggaggtggagtaCGGCCAAGTCAAGATTTCAAAGCAACCTCGGCAGACTGTTGAACCAACAggagataaataataataaaataataaattattttatttttaatggccTT encodes the following:
- the LOC123966439 gene encoding uncharacterized protein LOC123966439; the protein is MEAVIGLLLMLLRVSHGVETCDGRQDGAQCYGALGGTVVLQLMDNASEIFRYQLLKNTTIILSGRKNQILSNLTENKFSFTPINGTFRINNLSWTDGGEYTLEIFDPKGQRSEQRTLHLIIREIGILPTIAGVLSALVILLAVGVAVVFVHKKQENNKPKEEEVEQELTYADVRVVQPPGRQMQQREEVEVEYGQVKISKQPRQTVEPTGDK